Proteins encoded together in one Lathyrus oleraceus cultivar Zhongwan6 chromosome 5, CAAS_Psat_ZW6_1.0, whole genome shotgun sequence window:
- the LOC127079673 gene encoding uncharacterized protein LOC127079673 yields the protein MERMWFIDSGCSRHMMGEVSLFIDFTPKKKGFVIYKDNNKGATPGKGSVDDYSRFCWIIFLRSKDETFTNFTSFVKMSQRKLSSNTVSIQSYHGVFVFNNGKENLGKFDAKSGKGIFLGYSQSNKAYRVYNKRLFTVDELVQVTFDESYLRNIKKDISFHDAGVSSEDILKDTEKGIDQPEAMKLEEEEDDNPEKDKDESRTKVDDLPLLGKLEEHEQEFIFLEKHKKKIKKENNREKDVDKKSISLMGCISKSSTKDQDDGGKSDLDYWNDEETGLFVKRYHKFIKGN from the exons ATGGAGAGAATGTGGTTTattgatagtggatgctcaaggcatatgatGGGTGAAGTTTCCCTATTCATTGACTTCACGCCAAAGAAGAAGGGATTTGTGATCTACAAAGACAACAATAAGGGTGCAACACctggtaaaggtagtgtag ATGAttactctagattttgttggatTATCTTTTTGCGTAGTAAAGATGAAACCTTTACAAATTTCACATCTTTTGTGAAGATGTCCCAAAGAAAACTAAGTTCAAACACGGTTTCTATTCAAAGCtatcatggag TTTTTGTCTTTAATAATGGTAAGGAAAACCTTGGAAAGTTTGATGCAAAATCTGGCAAAGGTATCTTCCTTGGATACTCACAGTCAAACAAAGCTTATAGAGTGTACAATAAGAGATTATTTACTGTTGACGAGTTGGTGCAGGTAACTTTTGATGAATCTTATCTGAGAAATATCAAGAAAGATATTTCTTTTCATGATGCAGGTGTATCTtcagaagacatactcaaagaCACCGAAAAAGGAATTGATCAACCTGAAGCTATGAAACTTGAGGAGGAGGAAGATGACAATCCTGAAAAGGATAAGGATGAGAGTCGAACTAAAGTGGATGATCTTCCTTTG CTTGGTAAGCTTGAAGAACATGAGCAAGAGTTCATTTTTTTAGAGAAGCATAAGAAGAAGATTAAGAAAGAAAATAACAGGGAAAAAGATGTGGACAAGAAGTCAATTTCTCTAATGGGTTGTATCTCTAAGTCCTCTACAAAAGATCAAGATGATGGTGGAAAAAGTGATCTTGACTATTGGAATGATGAGGAAACGGGGTTGTTTGTTAAACGGTACCATAAGTTCATTAAGGGAAATTGA
- the LOC127079674 gene encoding uncharacterized protein LOC127079674, giving the protein MERMWFIDSGCSRHMMSEISLFIDFTPKKKGFVIYKDNNKGATPGKGSVDDYSRFCWIIFLRSEDETFPNFTSFVKMSQRKLSSNNASIQSDHGVFVLNNGKENLGMFDAKPGKGIFLGYSQSNKAYRVYNKRLFTVKEFVHVTFDESYLRKIKKDISFHDASVSSEDILKDTEKGIDQPEAVRLEEEEDDNPEKDKDESRTKLSKLEEHEQEFNYLEKHKQKIKKENDREKYVETKSISLMGCISKSSTKDQDDGGKSDLDYWNDEETGLFVKQYHKFIKGNLVKQKNLINYRRKEKSLNNYENKK; this is encoded by the exons ATGGAGAGAATGTGGTTTattgatagtggatgctcaaggcatatgatGAGTGAAATTTCCCTATTCATTGACTTCACGCCAAAGAAGAAGGGATTTGTGATCTACAAAGACAACAATAAGGGTGCAACACctggtaaaggtagtgtag ATGAttactctagattttgttggatTATCTTTTTGCGTAGTGAAGATGAGACCTTTCCAAATTTCACATCTTTTGTAAAGATGTCCCAAAGAAAACTAAGTTCAAACAATGCTTCTATTCaaagcgatcatggag TTTTTGTCTTAAATAATGGTAAGGAAAACCTTGGAATGTTTGATGCAAAACCTGGCAAAGGTATCTTCCTTGGATACTCACAGTCAAACAAAGCTTATAGAGTGTACAATAAGAGATTATTTACTGTTAAGGAGTTCGTGcatgttacttttgatgaatcTTATCTGAGAAAAATCAAGAAAGATATTTCTTTTCATGATGCAAGTGTATCTtcagaagacatactcaaagaCACCGAAAAAGGAATTGATCAACCTGAAGCTGTGAGACTTGAGGAGGAGGAAGATGACAATCCTGAAAAGGATAAGGATGAGAGTCGAACTAAA CTTAGTAAGCTTGAAGAACATGAGCAAGAGTTCAATTACCTAGAGAAGCATAAACAGAAGATtaagaaagaaaatgacaggGAAAAATATGTGGAAACGAAGTCAATTTCTCTAATGGGTTGTATCTCTAAGTCCTCTACAAAAGATCAAGATGATGGTGGAAAAAGTGATCTTGACTATTGGAATGATGAGGAAACGGGGTTGTTTGTTAAACAATACCATAAGTTCATTAAGGGAAATTTAGTGAAGCAAAAGAATCTAATCAACTATAGAAGAAAAGAAAAATCCTTAAACAATTATGAGAATAAGAAATAA